The following proteins are co-located in the Gossypium hirsutum isolate 1008001.06 chromosome A02, Gossypium_hirsutum_v2.1, whole genome shotgun sequence genome:
- the LOC107951478 gene encoding UDP-galactose transporter 1 — protein MEEGRFLQWGVFRSLLAILQWWGFNVTVIIMNKWIFQKLDFKFPLSVSCVHFICSSIGAYLVIKVLKLKPLIAVDPEDRWKRIFPMSFVFCINIVLGNVSLRYIPVSFMQTIKSFTPATTVFLQWLVWRKYFDRRIWASLVPIVGGILLTSVTELSFNMFGFCAALFGCLATSTKTILAESLLHGYKFDSINTVYYMAPFATMILAVPALLLEGNGVTDWFHAHPAPWAALIIIFSSGVLAFCLNFSIFYVIHSTTAVTFNVAGNLKVAVAVLISWLIFRNPISGLNAVGCGITLLGCTFYGYVRHMLSQQTPGTPRTPRTPRKKMELLPLVNNEKLDDKV, from the exons ATGGAAGAAGGGAGATTCCTCCAGTGGGGTGTTTTCAGATCTCTTCTAGCGATTCTCCAATGGTGGGGTTTCAATGTTACTGTTATAATCATGAACAAATGGATCTTTCAG aaattggatttcaagtttcccCTTTCAGTATCATGCGTTCACTTCATATGCTCGTCGATCGGAGCATATCTGGTAATCAAAGTGCTAAAGCTCAAACCTCTAATAGCGGTTGATCCTGAAGATCGCTGGAAACGGATATTTCCTATGTCTTTCGTGTTCTGTATCAACATAGTGTTGGGAAATGTTAGCTTACGCTATATCCCGGTTTCTTTCATGCAGACTATCAAATCATTCACTCCAGCAACCACCG TTTTTCTGCAGTGGCTAGTTTGGAGAAAGTACTTTGACAGGCGAATTTGGGCCTCTTTGGTTCCTATTGTCGGAGGAATTCTGCTAACATCTGTTACAGAACTTAGTTTTAACATGTTTGGGTTTTGTGCTGCCTTATTTGGATGTTTAGCTACTTCTACAAAGACTATCCTTGCTGAATCTCTACTGCACGGATACAAGTTCGACAG CATAAACACGGTTTACTACATGGCACCTTTTGCAACCATGATCTTGGCAGTCCCAGCACTGTTACTCGAAGGAAATGGGGTAACGGATTGGTTTCATGCTCACCCTGCCCCGTGGGCAGCCCTCATCATTATTTTCAGCTCAGGAGTGCTGGCTTTCTGTCTTAACTTCTCCATTTTTTATGTGATTCACTCAACTACTGCTGTCACGTTTAACGTCGCCGGAAACCTCAAG GTAGCAGTTGCCGTGTTGATTTCATGGCTGATATTCCGGAACCCAATCTCGGGTCTTAATGCTGTTGGCTGTGGTATCACACTGTTGGGATGTACATTTTACGGATACGTGCGGCATATGCTCTCTCAACAGACTCCAGGAACACCCCGGACACCTCGGACACCTAGGAAGAAGATGGAACTACTTCCCCTTGTAAATAATGAAAAGTTAGATGATAAGGTTTGA